A stretch of [Clostridium] scindens DNA encodes these proteins:
- a CDS encoding response regulator transcription factor, producing the protein MSNISVLIIDDETAVQKAVSAVLKREQMDVSCAGSGQLALDILKENTFDIILLDVIMPEQGGFDLLAELRRRRIYTPVILLSGKTEDAAQVEGLGLGADDYITKPFSKTVLVSKIQAIVRRTRQYVTTAESIQSPIQKGPFTLHMNSQTIFKHGKEIALTSKEFALLCLFMDHPGHTFSKQELFQEVWKNDGSDNNTILVYIKKLRGKIEDDPSQPFHIRTVWGKGYQFFL; encoded by the coding sequence ATGTCAAATATATCAGTCCTGATCATTGATGATGAGACTGCCGTTCAGAAGGCTGTCAGCGCAGTCTTAAAGCGCGAGCAAATGGACGTATCCTGTGCGGGCAGCGGACAGCTTGCCCTGGATATCCTCAAGGAAAATACCTTTGATATCATTCTCCTGGATGTTATCATGCCGGAGCAGGGCGGCTTTGACCTGCTGGCAGAACTGCGCAGGCGCAGGATCTATACGCCTGTCATCCTTCTCAGCGGCAAAACGGAAGACGCAGCCCAGGTGGAGGGCCTGGGACTTGGCGCAGATGATTATATCACCAAGCCCTTCAGCAAGACTGTGCTTGTCTCCAAAATCCAGGCAATCGTGCGCCGCACACGCCAATACGTCACAACTGCAGAGAGCATACAGTCGCCTATACAAAAGGGGCCTTTTACCTTGCATATGAATTCTCAGACCATATTTAAGCATGGGAAAGAGATTGCGCTTACTTCCAAGGAATTCGCCCTTCTCTGCCTGTTTATGGATCATCCCGGACATACATTCTCGAAACAGGAACTATTTCAGGAAGTTTGGAAAAATGATGGTTCCGACAACAATACGATTCTGGTATATATCAAAAAACTACGCGGCAAGATCGAGGACGACCCTTCCCAGCCATTCCATATACGTACGGTATGGGGAAAGGGATATCAGTTCTTCCTGTAA
- a CDS encoding metal-dependent transcriptional regulator, producing MNLQESGEMYLETIYILSQKTSAVRSLDVAEYMNFSKPSVSRAVRLLKQGGYITVDQEGHLHLTKLGTEIAAKIYERHTLLAELLVRLGVDEKTAADDACKIEHDISDKSFAAIKKYARETLP from the coding sequence ATGAATTTACAAGAATCTGGCGAAATGTATCTGGAAACTATTTACATTCTCTCTCAGAAAACCAGTGCCGTCCGATCATTAGATGTTGCCGAATATATGAATTTCTCCAAGCCTAGTGTTAGCCGTGCAGTGAGGCTTCTAAAGCAGGGAGGATATATCACTGTTGATCAGGAGGGACATCTTCATTTAACCAAGCTTGGGACGGAAATTGCGGCAAAGATTTACGAGCGTCATACCCTGCTGGCCGAACTCCTAGTGCGTTTGGGCGTAGATGAAAAGACAGCGGCAGACGATGCCTGTAAAATTGAACATGACATCAGCGATAAATCTTTTGCTGCAATCAAGAAATATGCAAGGGAAACCCTCCCCTAA
- a CDS encoding ABC transporter ATP-binding protein yields the protein MIGLLQRRFALSRQGAIDLIKGCLACVAQDISFMLPVGLLYQFVVDLMGGRLSGEKLVFYGAGCLACLALIFAATYFQYNATYLATYVESGVRRISLAEKLRKIPLSFFGKKDLADLTSSIMGDCATLETAFSHYVPALAGSMISTTLIAIGLFSYDWRMALAAVWVLPVAFTITFFSARIQEYFNNKSVAANVEVENGVQECIETLQDLKANNAEINYLKGLEKKIDYAEKRHIFTELGTALFVVSSTLILKFGISTVALAGSALLIRGEIDIPMFFLFLLVASRLYAPLEGALQNLAAIIATKTNINRMNEILDHPVQTGNAVLTNQGCDIVFDHVGFAYRSGETVLKEVSFTARQGEVTALVGPSGGGKTTVSRLAARFWDIDKGKITVGGMDVTQIEPESLLSLYSIVFQDVTLFNNTIMENIRIGRKDATDEEVIAAARLANCEEFASQLPDGYQSMIGENGCELSGGERQRISIARAFLKDAPIILLDEATASLDVENETLIQAALSRLIQHKTVLVIAHRMRTVSGADKVVVLADGVVAEQGSPSELMDTGKIYSHMVELQAMSQEWGI from the coding sequence ATGATCGGATTGTTACAGAGGCGTTTTGCTTTATCAAGGCAGGGTGCGATTGACTTAATCAAAGGCTGCCTTGCCTGCGTGGCTCAGGATATTTCTTTTATGCTGCCGGTGGGCCTGCTATATCAATTCGTGGTAGATCTGATGGGGGGTAGGCTTAGTGGAGAAAAGCTTGTTTTTTATGGGGCAGGATGCCTTGCTTGCCTAGCGCTTATCTTTGCCGCGACTTATTTTCAATACAATGCCACGTATCTGGCTACTTATGTTGAAAGCGGTGTGCGGCGTATCTCTTTGGCAGAAAAACTTCGGAAAATACCACTTTCATTCTTCGGCAAGAAAGACCTTGCGGATCTGACAAGTTCGATCATGGGAGACTGTGCCACGCTGGAAACGGCGTTTTCGCATTATGTGCCGGCACTGGCGGGTTCCATGATTTCCACCACCCTGATTGCGATTGGCTTGTTTTCCTATGACTGGCGGATGGCGCTTGCCGCGGTCTGGGTACTACCTGTAGCCTTTACAATTACTTTTTTTTCTGCGCGCATACAGGAGTATTTTAACAATAAGTCGGTAGCTGCAAATGTAGAAGTAGAAAATGGCGTGCAGGAATGTATCGAAACCCTGCAAGATTTGAAAGCGAACAATGCGGAAATAAATTATTTAAAGGGACTTGAGAAAAAAATTGATTACGCGGAAAAGCGTCACATTTTTACGGAACTGGGAACAGCGCTGTTTGTCGTATCCTCAACTCTGATATTGAAGTTTGGAATCTCTACGGTCGCGCTTGCAGGCTCTGCACTGCTCATCCGGGGAGAGATTGACATCCCGATGTTCTTTCTATTCCTGCTTGTGGCCTCAAGGCTTTATGCTCCTCTTGAAGGCGCCTTGCAGAATCTTGCAGCGATTATTGCTACCAAGACCAACATAAACCGTATGAACGAAATCCTAGATCATCCGGTTCAGACAGGAAATGCCGTTTTGACCAACCAGGGATGCGACATTGTATTCGACCATGTAGGATTTGCATATCGTAGCGGCGAGACGGTTCTAAAGGAGGTGTCCTTTACGGCAAGGCAGGGAGAAGTTACCGCCCTGGTGGGACCATCCGGCGGCGGAAAAACGACGGTATCCCGTTTGGCAGCAAGATTTTGGGATATTGATAAAGGGAAGATTACAGTTGGTGGCATGGATGTCACGCAGATAGAGCCGGAATCATTGCTGTCTCTATATTCTATAGTGTTTCAGGATGTGACGCTATTCAATAATACGATCATGGAAAATATCAGGATTGGCAGAAAAGACGCAACGGATGAAGAAGTGATTGCAGCGGCGAGACTTGCGAATTGTGAAGAATTTGCCTCGCAACTTCCGGATGGCTATCAGAGCATGATTGGTGAAAATGGCTGTGAACTCTCCGGCGGAGAAAGACAGCGGATCTCGATTGCACGTGCGTTTCTGAAAGACGCGCCGATCATTTTGCTGGATGAAGCCACGGCAAGCCTTGATGTGGAAAATGAAACGCTGATCCAGGCAGCATTGTCACGGCTGATTCAGCACAAAACTGTTCTTGTCATCGCCCACCGTATGCGTACTGTAAGCGGAGCAGATAAAGTCGTCGTGCTAGCGGATGGCGTGGTGGCAGAACAGGGAAGCCCATCGGAACTGATGGATACAGGAAAAATCTATTCCCATATGGTAGAATTACAGGCCATGAGTCAGGAATGGGGGATTTAG
- a CDS encoding sensor histidine kinase, which produces MKNGKKTRRIRIWITAAVTALILLIAFFCYQTVKKTIVNNEKESMAGIARVSAHSLETSLKAKSNLVYAALSGDMDNEEDIQQNMLKTGEKSRYIPEDKMEALKKWEEEACKEAGTRPGEVIAGPVCHQEEGYYALYLTKAVYIDRSLAGYVQVELNLDDIYEEEQALSNLKLGNQGYCVVKEADGTTVMSGGHGEAEEFSLAGDEGDGCRIVWSYQVRQGTPERTRKLVAYDSAEFAGEKFILCIIENYDSIVEPIDRIALYLSVLGLALLVWLGIFLCRMAEQHREEEKLKMELQHEKELNEANKALENQENLMQKYNHSKTMTVLSGAIAHEFNNLMTPIVLYSELLCENEEVQKELAQEANEMSDAVSRCEVLARQLLEYSRQGRAKKVMTVYNATFAVESSVRMVERLIPANIKFETSICRTKYYIKGQIGALNQIILNLVTNGMNAIGEKCGKIKIQFGLSTQDERMVRLVVEDDGGGIPEEIQQRIFEPFFTTKEEKEGNGIGLTVVRRLTEEHGGVIRVKSRTGKGTTFILDFPWIENSQE; this is translated from the coding sequence ATGAAGAATGGAAAGAAGACCAGACGAATACGGATATGGATTACAGCGGCAGTCACGGCGCTGATTCTATTGATTGCATTCTTCTGCTACCAGACCGTCAAGAAGACGATTGTCAATAACGAGAAAGAAAGCATGGCAGGCATTGCAAGAGTAAGCGCCCATAGTCTTGAGACGAGCCTTAAGGCAAAGAGCAATCTGGTATATGCGGCGTTATCCGGAGATATGGACAATGAAGAAGATATCCAGCAGAATATGCTAAAGACAGGCGAGAAAAGCAGATATATCCCGGAAGATAAGATGGAGGCTTTAAAAAAATGGGAGGAAGAGGCATGCAAGGAAGCCGGGACAAGGCCCGGAGAGGTAATTGCAGGGCCGGTCTGCCATCAGGAGGAAGGCTACTACGCTTTATATTTGACGAAAGCCGTGTACATAGACAGAAGTCTTGCAGGATATGTGCAGGTAGAATTAAACCTGGATGATATCTATGAAGAAGAGCAGGCATTGTCCAACCTGAAACTTGGAAATCAGGGATACTGCGTGGTAAAAGAGGCTGACGGGACTACGGTCATGTCAGGAGGGCATGGGGAGGCAGAAGAATTTTCCCTGGCAGGGGATGAAGGCGATGGATGCCGAATCGTCTGGTCCTATCAGGTTCGGCAGGGGACTCCCGAACGCACGCGCAAGCTGGTTGCCTATGACTCGGCAGAATTCGCGGGCGAGAAATTTATTTTATGCATTATAGAAAACTATGACAGTATTGTGGAGCCCATAGACAGGATCGCCCTTTATCTTTCCGTGCTGGGTCTGGCTCTGCTGGTATGGCTTGGCATCTTCTTATGCCGCATGGCAGAGCAGCACAGGGAAGAGGAAAAACTGAAGATGGAATTACAGCATGAAAAGGAACTGAATGAAGCAAATAAGGCACTTGAGAACCAGGAGAATCTTATGCAGAAGTATAATCATTCGAAAACAATGACGGTGCTATCAGGGGCCATTGCGCATGAATTCAATAATCTTATGACGCCGATCGTACTGTACAGCGAATTGCTCTGTGAAAATGAGGAGGTACAAAAGGAACTGGCCCAGGAGGCAAATGAAATGTCGGATGCGGTCAGCCGCTGCGAGGTGCTTGCGCGCCAGCTTTTGGAATATAGCAGGCAGGGGAGGGCAAAGAAGGTAATGACCGTCTATAATGCAACTTTCGCAGTCGAAAGCAGCGTAAGAATGGTAGAGCGCCTGATTCCCGCTAATATAAAGTTTGAGACATCTATATGCAGGACCAAATACTATATCAAGGGACAGATAGGAGCCCTCAACCAGATTATACTGAATCTGGTAACCAATGGAATGAACGCGATTGGGGAGAAATGTGGAAAGATAAAGATACAGTTCGGACTGAGCACGCAGGATGAGCGCATGGTCAGGCTTGTGGTAGAAGACGATGGAGGAGGAATACCGGAAGAGATCCAACAGCGAATTTTTGAGCCATTCTTTACAACAAAGGAGGAAAAGGAGGGCAATGGGATAGGCCTTACCGTCGTCAGACGGCTGACGGAAGAGCATGGCGGAGTCATCCGCGTAAAAAGCCGGACGGGAAAGGGAACTACATTCATTCTGGATTTCCCCTGGATAGAAAACAGCCAAGAATAA